CCATTCTCGTAGCGGGCCTCTATGCTTTGCTCCCCACTCTGCCCGGTGAAGATGAGGAACTCCGCTGTGCTGTTGCGAATCAACCGGCCACCTTGTGGATGCTTATCCTGGGTCATAGCACCTTCACCTCAGTATTGGGCGACTTCTGGGCGAAGATCTGCTCGACGTTGATCTTGACGCTGTCGCTGGTAAAGCCGGCATCGCGGAACACCACGCGCAGCGGCTCGTACTCGGCGAGCTGCTTGACGAATGCCTCGTCGATATCCAGATCGAAGCAGGCGGCCAGCGCCATATGCTTCTCGGCCCCGTCGACGAAGAAGACAGTTTTTCCGTCAATGTCCTGGCGGGAGATGGGAAGCGACAAGTCTACCCCCCAGTCCAGCAAGATCTGGAAGAGCAGGTCTTCTGAACTCCGGCCCTCGCGGATATTATCAACATTTTCAGACAACAGGTCTTGAGAGAGCACGTCAGGTCTGTAATAGACATCTTCAAGATTAGAGCTGTCGACTTTTAATACACGAAAGCCGACATCAAGGGGACTTCCATGCAGACCAGTTTCATTCTGGATTTCATTTCCAGCACGGCGGATACGCTCTTTACCAATGTCTGCTATCGTAGCCATTCCTAGATTTTGAGCAGCTTTTCCATGTGGCTTTGTATTATCAATGGGCTCAGGCATTTGAATCATGATAAATGGACCAGGGCTCATTGAAGCTAGACGAGCGTGCGCTGTTGAGCAAGAGCCAGCGAAAAAATCGAGACATAAGTCGTCAGGTTGCAGGCCTGCAACCTGAAACATTCTGTCTATTAGCTTCAGTGGCTTTGCTGTGTCAAAGGGAGCGACTCCATTGAACAACCCTTTTAGCTCACTTGCCGCAGAGCGGGTATTCCCAACATCTTCGCTAAACCAAATTGTCTCTGGTGCTCGGCCAGATTGATCTTCCAAGTAAATCTTTCTAATTATCCGCGACTCATCAGTTGAGAAAACGATCTCACCATCTTG
The genomic region above belongs to Halomonas zincidurans B6 and contains:
- a CDS encoding site-specific DNA-methyltransferase is translated as MSPFCRLRCRCRKEGSDWLTMMHSRIRLARNLLRPDGVIFISIDDCESSSLRHICDEVFGENNLVANIVWQHSVQPKGYTQLFSVHHNHILCYSRSDEYVVQPLERTEKDNKNYSNPDDDPRGPWRAGDVRNALYRPNLIFPIVTPSEKTIDPPENGWRWKKATIKKKIQDGEIVFSTDESRIIRKIYLEDQSGRAPETIWFSEDVGNTRSAASELKGLFNGVAPFDTAKPLKLIDRMFQVAGLQPDDLCLDFFAGSCSTAHARLASMSPGPFIMIQMPEPIDNTKPHGKAAQNLGMATIADIGKERIRRAGNEIQNETGLHGSPLDVGFRVLKVDSSNLEDVYYRPDVLSQDLLSENVDNIREGRSSEDLLFQILLDWGVDLSLPISRQDIDGKTVFFVDGAEKHMALAACFDLDIDEAFVKQLAEYEPLRVVFRDAGFTSDSVKINVEQIFAQKSPNTEVKVL